The following are from one region of the Gloeomargarita lithophora Alchichica-D10 genome:
- a CDS encoding YcjF family protein: protein MSWWWRQLRRYPLLGAGLTGCSFLILWQALGHGVTLGVGGISCALVLVLLRQRWSKANPPPTPPTHGSQLSRGEVTAYLEQVVQELRDLEQELGSPQADLQAVWQNCHHALDVPLSLSWAGTLTSIPIFQESFPINPINFEHPAWVLYGVNGRLTPAQAQELTRYHSQNQPVQVVWCASPWPGTELPSAVAQQLQDLGYHQPLLTITPQPAAILVRKMQPDGSWEESWEIPPPILDELTDWLTQRSQEPHWQYQAVVRRGQGLQTTIQCRQQSHRAQQAQRVIHRYQVWAGVWAGVNPVPSLDLLATGAINAQMLVDLAQLYRRNLTLAQARDMVSALGPMLLQMGVVEAITRLAGIWLKTQVVTYGLGGAIQAISAAYLTHLAGNTFLETLQHPQRELNPGVWQSWETRVQASATALQFWQRFIPQSLPWVVRTGVQAGG, encoded by the coding sequence ATGTCTTGGTGGTGGCGGCAACTGCGACGTTATCCCCTATTGGGAGCGGGGCTAACTGGCTGTAGCTTCCTGATTCTTTGGCAGGCATTGGGGCATGGGGTCACCCTTGGGGTAGGGGGCATCAGTTGCGCTTTGGTTTTGGTTCTTCTGCGGCAACGCTGGTCGAAGGCCAATCCCCCGCCGACCCCACCCACCCACGGTTCACAACTCAGCCGGGGTGAAGTCACCGCCTATCTGGAGCAAGTCGTCCAGGAACTCCGTGACCTGGAACAGGAATTGGGCAGTCCCCAAGCGGATTTACAGGCGGTTTGGCAGAACTGCCACCACGCCCTGGATGTGCCCCTTTCTTTATCTTGGGCGGGGACATTGACCAGCATTCCCATCTTCCAAGAGTCATTTCCCATAAATCCCATAAACTTTGAGCATCCCGCCTGGGTTCTCTACGGGGTGAATGGCCGGTTAACGCCCGCCCAGGCGCAGGAACTCACCCGTTACCATAGCCAGAATCAACCCGTCCAGGTGGTCTGGTGTGCCTCCCCTTGGCCGGGGACAGAACTACCGTCAGCGGTGGCGCAACAATTGCAGGATTTGGGGTATCACCAACCCCTGCTCACCATTACCCCCCAGCCCGCCGCCATTCTCGTGCGAAAAATGCAACCCGATGGTTCCTGGGAAGAGTCATGGGAAATCCCACCACCCATCCTGGATGAACTCACCGATTGGCTCACCCAACGGAGCCAGGAACCCCACTGGCAGTACCAGGCGGTGGTGCGCCGGGGGCAGGGATTGCAAACCACCATCCAGTGCCGCCAGCAGTCCCATCGTGCCCAGCAAGCCCAGCGGGTGATTCACCGGTATCAGGTGTGGGCGGGGGTGTGGGCGGGGGTGAATCCGGTGCCCAGTTTAGACCTGTTGGCTACGGGAGCCATCAACGCCCAGATGTTGGTGGATTTGGCGCAATTGTACCGGCGGAATTTGACCCTTGCCCAAGCCAGGGATATGGTCAGTGCCCTGGGGCCGATGTTATTACAAATGGGGGTGGTAGAAGCGATAACCCGGCTGGCGGGCATCTGGCTCAAAACCCAGGTGGTGACCTACGGATTGGGGGGGGCAATCCAAGCCATCAGCGCCGCCTACCTCACCCATCTGGCCGGAAATACGTTTTTAGAAACCCTCCAACACCCCCAGCGGGAACTGAACCCTGGGGTCTGGCAGTCCTGGGAGACACGGGTGCAGGCCAGTGCCACTGCCTTACAATTTTGGCAAAGGTTCATTCCCCAATCCTTGCCCTGGGTGGTACGCACCGGGGTACAGGCCGGGGGGTAA
- a CDS encoding N-acetylmuramoyl-L-alanine amidase, with translation MTAVRSAWFMGAIGCCLLAAPAQANTLVNWRFDRVSNRLEFSTASPTQPQVQVLNDPPRIVVDLPGTVLGRPPESRDIPQLLGRESPVRQVRLGQFDPQTARLVVELYPDYVLTPEQIQPRTVGMNQWVVALPRTLARTNVPPNLPPNVPLTVPPPTDATLTSVIEGVRVTEAGFALRVRGNPAAAQVRRSPDRQEIWVDIPATLAPQFQTETLNLAHLGVLRVQAQQLQNQPPLTRFTLQVDGNSPDWQVATLGNDILMLPKKPRYGPETATTTPPPLTRPRPLLPSLVPVVDRVEWDVTNQQVLIRANRPLTYSQSWEREPGMSFASLRMVLESARLSPRAGQSLRSIPGMEVAVEAAGNQVTLIWRPSQELRVIGIQEVSPQLLAVQLLPAAAQTQALSPLARWLNRRPGATNTLRPPAPRPANPNVNLPRPTPGRPVVVIDPGHGGPDPGAIGIGGLREKDVVMDISRQVVALLEQQGVQVVITRNADVDLGLEPRVVLARRVNASLFVSIHANAISMSRPDINGIETYYFHGASYGLAQELHRAMVRASGSPDRGVRQARFYVIRNTPASMPAVLLETGFVTGARDAPRLASAEGRRTMAQGIAQGILRYLQVRR, from the coding sequence ATGACAGCAGTACGGTCAGCGTGGTTTATGGGGGCAATTGGATGCTGTTTATTAGCGGCACCTGCCCAGGCCAATACCCTGGTAAATTGGCGATTTGACCGGGTGAGTAACCGTTTGGAATTTAGCACCGCTTCCCCGACCCAGCCCCAGGTGCAGGTGTTGAACGACCCCCCCCGGATCGTGGTGGATTTACCCGGCACCGTATTGGGTCGCCCCCCGGAAAGTCGGGATATTCCCCAGCTATTGGGGCGGGAATCCCCGGTGCGGCAGGTACGCCTGGGCCAATTTGACCCCCAGACCGCCCGGCTTGTGGTGGAACTCTACCCGGATTATGTGCTTACCCCGGAGCAAATCCAGCCCCGCACGGTGGGCATGAATCAATGGGTGGTCGCCCTGCCCCGCACTTTGGCCCGGACAAATGTACCGCCAAACCTACCGCCAAATGTACCGCTAACCGTGCCCCCGCCCACAGATGCCACCCTAACTTCGGTGATTGAGGGGGTACGGGTAACGGAGGCGGGTTTTGCCCTGCGGGTGCGGGGAAATCCAGCGGCAGCCCAGGTACGGCGTTCCCCGGATCGGCAGGAAATTTGGGTGGATATTCCCGCCACGCTTGCCCCCCAGTTTCAGACCGAGACCTTGAATTTAGCCCACCTGGGGGTACTGCGGGTGCAGGCGCAACAACTCCAGAACCAACCGCCCTTGACCCGGTTCACCTTGCAAGTGGATGGCAATAGCCCGGATTGGCAGGTCGCCACCCTGGGGAATGATATTCTGATGTTGCCGAAAAAGCCCCGCTACGGCCCGGAAACAGCCACGACTACGCCCCCACCCTTGACCCGCCCCCGCCCTTTGCTCCCCTCCTTGGTGCCGGTGGTGGACAGGGTGGAATGGGATGTGACCAACCAGCAGGTGTTGATCCGCGCCAATCGTCCCCTCACCTACAGCCAGAGTTGGGAGCGGGAACCGGGGATGAGTTTTGCCTCCCTGCGGATGGTCTTGGAGTCGGCGCGCCTGTCCCCGCGGGCGGGGCAATCCCTGAGGAGTATTCCCGGTATGGAGGTGGCGGTGGAAGCGGCGGGCAATCAGGTGACGTTGATCTGGCGGCCTTCCCAGGAGTTGCGGGTGATTGGGATTCAGGAGGTGAGTCCCCAGCTTTTGGCGGTGCAATTGCTCCCGGCGGCGGCGCAAACCCAAGCCCTATCCCCCTTGGCGCGGTGGTTGAATCGGCGGCCTGGGGCAACCAACACCCTCAGACCCCCTGCCCCCCGCCCCGCCAACCCAAATGTCAACCTACCCCGGCCTACCCCCGGACGACCGGTGGTGGTGATTGACCCCGGCCACGGCGGCCCCGACCCCGGGGCGATTGGCATTGGTGGCTTGCGGGAAAAAGATGTGGTGATGGACATTTCCCGGCAGGTGGTGGCTCTGTTGGAACAGCAGGGAGTCCAGGTGGTGATCACCCGCAATGCGGACGTGGATTTGGGGTTGGAACCGCGGGTGGTGCTTGCCCGTCGGGTGAATGCCTCCCTGTTTGTCAGTATCCATGCCAACGCCATTAGCATGAGCCGCCCGGATATTAACGGCATTGAAACCTATTACTTTCACGGAGCCAGTTACGGTCTTGCCCAGGAATTGCACCGGGCGATGGTGCGGGCGAGTGGGTCACCGGATCGGGGGGTACGCCAAGCCCGATTTTATGTGATCCGCAACACCCCGGCGAGTATGCCCGCAGTTCTCCTAGAAACCGGGTTTGTCACCGGGGCAAGGGATGCTCCCCGCTTGGCGAGTGCCGAGGGACGACGGACAATGGCGCAGGGGATTGCCCAGGGGATTTTGCGCTACCTCCAGGTGCGGCGATGA
- the murI gene encoding glutamate racemase, with translation MNRIGIYDSGLGGLTVLRALQKQLPQEPVLYFGDTARVPYGTRSAVELLTFGREILTWMGEQGVKMVLVACNTSSALALEQLQREFPWPILGLILPGARAAVQMGRRIGVLATPATVQSGAYPRAIREACPQAGVWQVPCPALVPLIEQGRSHTPEARPIIQNYLAPLLSVQVDTVIYGCTHYPLLDDLMADLLPPQVQRIDPATALVRAAAQELDVLGLKHHGTGGGVRFGVSGFPRNFSRLAQGWLGAIPPVEAVNLPMVQGLPVVD, from the coding sequence ATGAACCGGATCGGCATTTATGACAGTGGTTTGGGTGGGTTGACCGTCCTGCGGGCGTTACAAAAGCAATTACCCCAGGAGCCGGTGCTGTACTTTGGCGATACGGCACGGGTGCCCTACGGGACTCGCTCGGCGGTGGAACTGTTGACCTTTGGCCGGGAAATTCTTACCTGGATGGGGGAACAGGGGGTAAAAATGGTGCTAGTCGCCTGTAATACCAGTTCCGCCTTGGCCTTGGAGCAACTCCAGCGGGAATTTCCTTGGCCGATTTTGGGTTTGATTCTCCCCGGTGCCCGGGCTGCTGTGCAGATGGGTCGGCGGATCGGCGTGTTGGCGACCCCGGCTACTGTCCAAAGTGGTGCCTACCCGCGGGCGATCCGGGAAGCCTGTCCCCAGGCGGGGGTGTGGCAGGTGCCCTGTCCCGCATTGGTGCCCTTGATCGAACAGGGGCGCAGTCATACCCCGGAAGCCCGACCCATTATCCAAAACTATTTGGCTCCCCTGCTGAGCGTCCAGGTGGATACGGTGATTTATGGATGCACCCATTACCCGCTGTTGGATGACTTGATGGCGGATTTGCTCCCCCCCCAGGTGCAACGCATTGACCCGGCTACTGCCTTGGTGCGGGCGGCGGCGCAGGAATTGGATGTGTTGGGGCTGAAACATCACGGCACGGGTGGCGGGGTACGCTTTGGGGTCAGTGGTTTCCCCCGCAACTTCAGCCGGTTGGCGCAGGGATGGTTGGGGGCAATACCCCCGGTGGAAGCCGTCAATTTGCCCATGGTGCAGGGATTACCCGTGGTGGATTGA
- a CDS encoding DUF4160 domain-containing protein — protein sequence MPTVFQVGPYSFIFFSSDRGEPAHIHVKRDRQLVKFWLSPVSLAKNRGFKDHELNDISRLVEEYEQTFLEAWHDYFGT from the coding sequence ATGCCTACGGTTTTCCAGGTTGGTCCTTACAGTTTCATCTTTTTTAGCTCTGATAGAGGTGAACCTGCTCATATTCATGTTAAGCGAGATCGACAGTTGGTTAAGTTTTGGCTGAGTCCAGTTTCTTTAGCTAAGAACCGAGGGTTCAAAGACCACGAACTAAATGACATTTCTCGGCTTGTGGAGGAATACGAACAAACATTTTTGGAGGCTTGGCATGACTACTTTGGCACTTGA
- a CDS encoding DUF2442 domain-containing protein codes for MTTLALENEPLAAQIRVTDEKLIVDLVDGRSLIIPLSWYPRLRHASYEERQNWQLLGDGYAIEWVDLDEHIGVEGLLAGRQSGESDQSFERWLVTRDTSLQFERANNSNTVDG; via the coding sequence ATGACTACTTTGGCACTTGAGAATGAACCCCTTGCAGCACAAATCAGAGTGACAGATGAGAAGTTAATTGTGGATTTGGTTGATGGGCGAAGTTTAATTATTCCTCTATCTTGGTATCCCCGTTTACGGCATGCTTCTTATGAGGAACGGCAGAACTGGCAACTCTTAGGAGATGGTTACGCAATTGAATGGGTTGATTTGGATGAACATATCGGTGTCGAAGGTTTGTTAGCAGGTAGACAAAGTGGCGAGAGCGATCAGTCTTTTGAACGTTGGCTAGTGACACGAGATACTTCTTTACAGTTTGAAAGGGCTAACAATTCAAATACAGTGGATGGTTGA
- the crcB gene encoding fluoride efflux transporter CrcB, translating into MNSPWLLPFWIALGAIPGALARHYLIILFTEKLGTNFPFGTFFVNLSGSVLMGFSVTLIDKNIPWLNGLIIVGFIASYTTFSTYVLDTSKLGQQKRYASALIYFIGSPLGGLLGLKLGIFLAG; encoded by the coding sequence ATGAATAGCCCGTGGTTACTCCCTTTTTGGATTGCTCTAGGTGCCATTCCCGGTGCCCTCGCTCGCCATTACCTGATTATTTTATTTACGGAAAAATTGGGAACTAATTTCCCCTTTGGTACGTTTTTTGTGAATCTATCGGGTTCAGTTTTAATGGGATTTTCTGTCACCTTAATTGATAAAAATATCCCCTGGCTCAATGGGTTAATAATAGTAGGTTTTATTGCTTCTTACACCACGTTTTCCACCTATGTCCTAGATACGTCCAAACTAGGGCAACAAAAACGGTACGCTTCCGCCCTAATTTACTTCATTGGCAGTCCCTTGGGAGGCTTGCTAGGGTTGAAATTGGGAATTTTTTTGGCCGGATAA
- the crcB gene encoding fluoride efflux transporter CrcB: MFNTPALRPAVAIALGAVVGAVSRYYVEMGVNHLLGSVTPVGTLVVNVTGCGAMGFAATVCFAPQVQVHPELRLFVLTGFMGSYTTFSSYELDSVHLWTEQRWGLGFLYWAGSGILGWLCLELGSGLAGRLIRNTINRQP; this comes from the coding sequence ATGTTCAACACCCCTGCATTACGACCGGCTGTAGCAATTGCCTTGGGAGCAGTGGTGGGAGCCGTGAGCCGCTACTACGTCGAGATGGGGGTGAATCACCTGTTGGGTAGTGTTACGCCCGTGGGAACCCTGGTGGTGAATGTCACAGGTTGTGGGGCGATGGGGTTTGCGGCTACGGTTTGCTTTGCGCCCCAGGTGCAGGTACATCCAGAACTGCGGTTATTCGTGCTGACGGGGTTTATGGGTTCCTACACCACTTTTTCCAGCTATGAACTGGATAGTGTCCATCTGTGGACAGAACAGCGATGGGGGTTGGGTTTTCTCTATTGGGCGGGCAGTGGTATCCTGGGGTGGCTGTGCCTCGAATTGGGTAGTGGGTTGGCGGGTCGCTTAATTCGTAATACGATAAACCGCCAGCCATGA
- a CDS encoding pentapeptide repeat-containing protein — MLTGAREAAIAEISDWIITSQSIQQAAYADIDAMVEGVEAAGMAEEDGEETDEELSETDLESQEVADELEGVEDTVELAMEADAPPPDETDVDTAIDELKNTGGEYLPAEIQQQLFQLYGIRDSDKIVIHDDAASYALCENLAAHAATNAEHIFFGEGRYNLDTDEGLQLIYHEVMHTLQHGGTEATEEGMVTDDTLFDLAAHLPGADLAGEDMGDAKMPGFDFTGANLSRVNLKDADLSKALLVNVNLEGADLSGVNLTEADLTGADLTNANLKDADLTKAKLDGTLLPD, encoded by the coding sequence GTGCTGACCGGTGCCCGGGAAGCCGCCATTGCCGAAATTAGCGATTGGATCATCACCAGCCAGAGTATCCAACAGGCCGCCTACGCCGATATTGATGCGATGGTGGAAGGGGTCGAAGCCGCTGGCATGGCTGAAGAAGATGGGGAAGAAACCGATGAAGAACTAAGCGAAACCGATTTAGAATCCCAGGAAGTGGCGGACGAACTGGAAGGGGTAGAAGATACGGTAGAACTGGCAATGGAAGCAGATGCGCCACCCCCGGATGAAACCGATGTGGATACAGCGATTGATGAACTAAAAAATACGGGCGGTGAGTATTTACCCGCTGAAATTCAACAGCAGTTGTTCCAACTCTATGGCATCCGCGACAGCGATAAAATTGTCATCCACGATGATGCCGCTTCCTATGCTTTGTGTGAAAATCTTGCCGCCCATGCCGCTACCAATGCAGAACATATTTTCTTTGGGGAAGGGCGCTACAACCTCGATACGGATGAGGGATTACAACTGATTTACCATGAGGTAATGCACACGCTCCAGCACGGGGGTACAGAAGCTACCGAGGAGGGGATGGTGACCGATGATACGCTGTTTGATTTGGCGGCTCATTTGCCGGGTGCGGATTTAGCGGGGGAGGATATGGGTGATGCAAAGATGCCTGGGTTTGATTTTACGGGAGCCAACCTGAGTCGGGTGAATTTGAAGGATGCGGATTTGAGTAAAGCCCTACTCGTAAATGTGAATCTGGAAGGGGCGGATTTGAGTGGGGTGAATCTGACGGAAGCAGACCTGACGGGAGCCGATTTGACCAATGCGAATCTTAAGGACGCAGATTTAACCAAGGCCAAACTCGATGGCACTCTCTTGCCTGACTAA
- a CDS encoding serine hydrolase: MLKVLRFLGVAVLLAGLVFGGINKTRAEPHPNPGMIEPAMRAIDKLAQQQVDTQKLPGLAIGIVYQDQVIYAKGFGVREVGKPERIDPDTVFQLASVSKPMGATVVAALVGEGKITWDSKISDLDPAFQLIDPWVSHNLTLRDLYSHRSGLPEHAGDLLEDLGYDRTEVLHRLRYQKLASSFRSRYAYTNFGLTEAAIAAAKAYGFDWADACDIKLYKPLGMTATSSRFQDFTQRRNKAVGHVRVQNQWVHREQRNPEAQSPAGGVSSSVNDMTKWMRLQLGNGRFAGQSIVAAATLAETHFPQIISGTNPLNGNATFYGLGWGVAYGDHLRLSHSGAFALGAATHVALVPAAQLGIVVLTNAAPVGIAEGLAQVFLDTALAGKPTQDWLALYQQAFQDPAVVGITTLSDYSQPPMPRTAALKLAAYTGTYGDNPLVGDIQITAHNGTLTLQIGPEPLRFQLTHYDRDTFTFDTVGENAAGRSGVTFRIGAKGEAESVVIESLHQSGQGEFTRLAVAPTDNKKN; the protein is encoded by the coding sequence ATGCTGAAGGTGTTGCGGTTCCTGGGTGTGGCTGTATTGCTGGCTGGCCTGGTTTTTGGGGGGATCAATAAAACCAGAGCAGAACCGCACCCTAACCCAGGGATGATTGAGCCAGCGATGCGTGCGATAGATAAACTGGCGCAACAACAGGTGGATACCCAAAAACTCCCCGGTTTAGCCATTGGTATCGTGTATCAGGATCAGGTCATTTACGCTAAAGGTTTTGGGGTGCGGGAAGTCGGTAAACCGGAACGAATTGACCCGGATACGGTATTTCAATTGGCATCGGTTTCCAAGCCCATGGGTGCAACGGTGGTGGCCGCCCTGGTGGGAGAAGGAAAAATCACCTGGGATAGCAAAATCAGCGACCTTGACCCCGCATTTCAACTGATTGATCCCTGGGTGTCTCACAACCTGACCCTGCGGGATTTGTATAGCCATCGCAGTGGTTTGCCGGAACACGCCGGGGATTTACTTGAAGATTTGGGCTATGACCGGACGGAGGTACTCCATCGCCTGCGCTACCAGAAATTGGCGAGTAGTTTTCGTTCTCGCTACGCCTACACCAATTTTGGCCTCACGGAAGCCGCCATCGCCGCCGCCAAAGCCTACGGTTTCGATTGGGCGGATGCCTGTGACATCAAGTTATACAAACCCCTGGGGATGACGGCCACCAGTTCCCGCTTCCAAGACTTTACCCAGCGCCGTAACAAGGCGGTCGGTCATGTGCGGGTGCAAAATCAATGGGTACATCGGGAGCAACGCAACCCGGAAGCCCAATCCCCGGCGGGCGGGGTGAGTTCGTCCGTGAATGACATGACCAAGTGGATGCGCTTGCAACTGGGTAACGGTCGCTTTGCCGGTCAATCCATCGTGGCGGCGGCGACCTTGGCGGAAACCCATTTTCCCCAAATCATCAGCGGCACCAATCCCCTGAATGGGAACGCCACTTTCTACGGCTTGGGCTGGGGGGTAGCCTACGGTGACCATTTACGCCTGAGCCATTCGGGGGCATTTGCCCTGGGGGCGGCTACCCATGTGGCACTGGTGCCAGCGGCGCAGTTGGGCATCGTGGTTTTGACCAATGCGGCTCCGGTGGGGATTGCCGAGGGCTTGGCGCAGGTTTTTCTGGATACGGCTCTGGCGGGTAAACCGACTCAAGATTGGTTGGCACTCTACCAGCAAGCGTTTCAAGACCCCGCAGTTGTCGGTATTACCACCCTCTCGGACTATAGCCAACCGCCTATGCCCCGGACTGCCGCCCTGAAACTGGCCGCCTACACGGGCACCTACGGGGACAACCCCCTAGTCGGGGATATTCAGATCACGGCACACAATGGCACCTTGACCCTCCAGATCGGCCCTGAACCTTTGCGCTTCCAACTCACCCACTACGACCGGGATACGTTTACGTTTGACACGGTGGGGGAGAATGCGGCGGGGCGGTCGGGGGTGACTTTCCGGATCGGAGCCAAGGGTGAGGCCGAGAGCGTGGTCATCGAAAGTTTGCACCAATCCGGCCAGGGGGAATTTACACGGCTGGCTGTAGCCCCAACGGATAATAAAAAAAATTAA
- a CDS encoding cell division protein FtsQ/DivIB, giving the protein MRISLGVMDFRQRRQKMRRQNQYRFWLDIWQTFASGGVVLGLGWVLVHPLWWVKEPQQITIRTEGLLTEARVRELLTLEQPQPLWQLSPTALTQKLQQQAIVAQVRVWRQGFPSRVVVWVQERNPVAVLVPADQGFLDPEGNQLSAEYAPTLRQLKRYPQLRVTGWHPTQKSLWPQVYRAVMASPVRVTGIDWENPGDIRLHTELGLIRLGGNLEQLPDQLAALDRLRNLPRQVPLNRIAAIDLSDPQAPLVELRREQVKPSVNPVTN; this is encoded by the coding sequence ATGAGGATTTCCCTGGGAGTAATGGACTTTCGCCAACGACGGCAAAAAATGCGCCGCCAAAATCAGTACCGCTTTTGGTTGGACATCTGGCAAACCTTCGCCAGCGGGGGGGTGGTTTTAGGTTTGGGCTGGGTGCTGGTGCATCCCCTGTGGTGGGTCAAGGAACCCCAACAAATCACCATTCGCACGGAAGGCTTATTGACCGAGGCACGGGTGCGGGAATTGCTAACGTTGGAGCAACCCCAACCCCTGTGGCAGTTGTCTCCTACGGCTTTGACCCAAAAACTGCAACAGCAGGCGATTGTGGCGCAGGTGCGGGTTTGGCGGCAGGGGTTCCCCAGTCGGGTGGTGGTGTGGGTGCAGGAACGCAACCCGGTGGCGGTTTTGGTTCCCGCCGACCAGGGTTTTCTCGACCCGGAGGGGAATCAACTCAGTGCGGAATATGCCCCCACCCTGCGGCAACTCAAGCGTTATCCCCAACTGCGGGTAACGGGTTGGCATCCCACCCAAAAATCCCTGTGGCCGCAGGTGTATCGGGCGGTGATGGCGAGTCCGGTGCGGGTGACGGGCATTGACTGGGAAAATCCGGGGGATATTCGTCTGCACACAGAATTGGGCTTGATTCGTTTGGGGGGGAATTTGGAGCAACTGCCAGACCAGTTGGCCGCCCTGGATCGCCTGCGGAATTTACCCCGCCAAGTCCCCTTAAATCGCATCGCCGCCATTGACCTGAGTGACCCCCAAGCACCCCTGGTGGAACTGCGCCGGGAACAAGTCAAACCGTCGGTGAACCCGGTAACCAATTAA
- a CDS encoding metallophosphoesterase, producing the protein MHGFLAGSLKVERVTVPIRGLPLALVGLRLVQLSDLHFDGLRLSQSLLDSALATTQAEQPDLIVLTGDYVTDDPSPIGELCGYLGQLRATYGLCAVLGNHDIEWPESRQVITQAMTQAGIQVLWNQVAYPVGRGLAVVGLADFWSKEFRPAPVFQTLPPELPRLVLSHNPDSAEVLQRWRVDLQLSGHTHGGQVVIPGLGPLPARTRTWFQRIPRWLRRRIPSPLFNQNCDRVILHWEWSEGLHRVGQNQLYVNRGLGTYLPGRLFCPPEVTVITLTNEGETTPAEQPEAQVLECSRS; encoded by the coding sequence ATGCACGGTTTTCTGGCGGGTTCCCTGAAGGTAGAGCGGGTGACGGTGCCCATCCGGGGGTTACCGTTGGCCTTGGTGGGGTTACGGTTGGTGCAACTTTCGGATTTACATTTTGACGGCTTGCGTTTGAGCCAATCCCTACTGGACAGTGCTTTAGCCACCACCCAGGCGGAGCAACCGGATTTAATTGTATTAACCGGGGATTACGTCACCGATGACCCCAGCCCGATCGGGGAATTGTGCGGTTATTTAGGGCAGTTGCGGGCGACCTACGGGCTTTGTGCCGTGCTGGGCAACCATGATATTGAATGGCCGGAGTCCCGCCAAGTGATTACCCAAGCCATGACCCAGGCGGGCATCCAGGTGTTGTGGAACCAGGTCGCTTACCCGGTGGGACGGGGGTTGGCGGTGGTCGGGTTGGCGGATTTTTGGTCAAAGGAATTTCGCCCTGCCCCGGTGTTCCAAACCCTACCGCCGGAATTGCCCCGGTTGGTACTCTCCCACAACCCCGACAGTGCCGAGGTTCTGCAACGCTGGCGAGTGGATTTGCAACTGTCTGGTCACACCCACGGGGGGCAGGTGGTGATTCCGGGGTTGGGACCTTTGCCGGCCCGTACCCGTACCTGGTTCCAACGGATTCCCCGCTGGTTGCGGCGGCGGATTCCTTCGCCATTGTTTAATCAAAACTGCGACCGGGTGATCCTGCACTGGGAATGGAGCGAGGGACTGCATCGGGTGGGACAAAATCAGCTTTATGTAAATCGGGGGTTGGGCACCTATTTGCCGGGGCGATTGTTTTGCCCCCCGGAAGTCACAGTCATTACCCTCACCAACGAGGGGGAAACCACACCGGCAGAGCAACCAGAAGCGCAGGTTTTGGAATGTTCCCGGAGTTAG